In one window of Oryza sativa Japonica Group chromosome 9, ASM3414082v1 DNA:
- the LOC4347443 gene encoding 3-hydroxy-3-methylglutaryl-coenzyme A reductase 3-like encodes MAVEGRRRVPLPLPPPTRRGKQQQQQGGERARRVQAGDALPLPIRHTNLIFSALFAASLAYLMRRWREKIRTSTPLHVVGLAEILAICGLVASLIYLLSFFGIAFVQSVVSNSDDEEEEEDFLIDSRAAGPVAAQATPPPAPAPFSLLGSACAAPKKMPEEDEEIVAEVVAGKIPSYVLETRLGDCRRAAGIRREALRRTTGREIRGLPLDGFDYASILGQCCELPVGYVQLPVGVAGPLVLDGERFYVPMATTEGCLVASTNRGCKAIAESGGATSVVLQDGMTRAPVARFPSARRAAELKGFLENPANFDTLAMVFNRSSRFARLQRVKCAVAGRNLYMRFSCSTGDAMGMNMVSKGVQNVLDYLQDDFPDMDVISISGNFCSDKKSAAVNWIEGRGKSVVCEAVIKEEVVKKVLKTNVQSLVELNVIKNLAGSAVAGALGGFNAHASNIVTAIFIATGQDPAQNVESSQCITMLEAVNDGKDLHISVTMPSIEVGTVGGGTQLASQSACLDLLGVKGANRESPGSNARLLAAVVAGAVLAGELSLISAQAAGHLVQSHMKYNRSSKDMSKVAS; translated from the exons atggCTGtggagggccgccgccgcgtgccgctgccgctgccgccgccgacgaggcgggggaagcagcagcagcagcaggggggGGAGAGGGCGAGGAGGGTGCAGGCCGGGGACGCGCTCCCGCTGCCGATCCGGCACACGAACCTCATCTTCTCGGCGCTGTTCGCGGCGTCGCTGGCCTACCtgatgcggcggtggcgggagaagATCCGCACGTCGACGCCGCTCCACGTGGTGGGGCTCGCCGAGATCCTCGCCATCTGCGGCCTCGTCGCCTCGCTCATCTACCTCCTCAGCTTCTTCGGCATCGCGTTCGTGCAGTCCGTCGTCTCCAACagcgacgatgaggaggaggaggaggacttcCTGATCGACTCCCGCGCCGCGGGCCCCGTCGCCGCGCAGGCTacccctccgccggcgccggcgccgttctCGCTGCTGGGGAGCGCCTGCGCCGCCCCGAAGAAAAtgccggaggaggacgaggaaaTCGTGGCCGAGGTCGTGGCGGGGAAGATCCCGTCGTACGTGCTGGAGACCAGGCTGGGCgactgccgccgcgccgccgggatcCGGCGCGAGGCGCTGCGGCGGACCACGGGGAGGGAGATCAGGGGCCTCCCCCTCGACGGCTTCGACTACGCCTCCATCCTCGGCCAGTGCTGCGAGCTCCCCGTGGGCTACGTGCAGCTGCCGGTGGGCGTCGCCGGCCCGCTCGTGCTCGACGGCGAGCGGTTCTACGTCCCGATGGCCACCACCGAGGGCTGCCTCGTCGCCAGCACGAACCGCGGGTGCAAGGCCATCGCCGAGTCTGGCGGTGCCACCAGCGTCGTGCTCCAGGACGGGATGACGCGCGCCCCCGTCGCCCGCTTCCcctccgcgcgccgcgccgccgagctcaAGGGCTTCTTGGAGAACCCGGCCAACTTCGATACTCTTGCCATGGTCTTCAATAG ATCGAGCAGATTCGCTAGGCTGCAGAGAGTGAAGTGCGCGGTGGCCGGGAGGAACCTCTACATGCGGTTCAGCTGCAGCACAGGGGATGCCATGGGGATGAACATGGTGTCCAAGGGCGTCCAGAACGTGCTGGACTACCTTCAGGATGACTTCCCTGACATGGATGTCATCAGCATATCAG GTAACTTCTGTTCTGACAAAAAGTCAGCTGCTGTAAATTGGATTGAGGGACGTGGAAAGTCTGTGGTTTGTGAGGCAGTAATCAAAGAGGAAGTTGTGAAAAAGGTTCTCAAGACCAACGTTCAGTCACTAGTAGAATTGAACGTCATCAAGAACCTTGCTGGTTCAGCTGTTGCTGGAGCTTTGGGTGGCTTCAATGCCCATGCTAGCAACATTGTAACAGCCATCTTTATTGCCACCGGTCAGGATCCTGCACAGAATGTGGAAAGCTCCCAGTGCATCACAATGTTGGAAGCTGTAAATGATGGCAAAGATCTTCATATCTCTGTTACTATGCCATCAATTGAG GTGGGCACGGTTGGTGGAGGCACACAGCTGGCCTCACAGTCTGCTTGCTTGGACCTACTTGGCGTGAAGGGCGCAAACAGGGAATCCCCAGGATCAAATGCGAGGCTCCTGGCCGCCGTTGTGGCTGGCGCTGTCCTTGCTGGGGAGTTGTCCCTCATCTCTGCTCAAGCTGCAGGCCATTTGGTCCAGAGCCACATGAAATACAACAGATCCAGCAAAGATATGTCCAAGGTCGCCTCTTGA